The Euphorbia lathyris chromosome 8, ddEupLath1.1, whole genome shotgun sequence genome has a window encoding:
- the LOC136204227 gene encoding DNA-directed RNA polymerases II, IV and V subunit 12, with translation MDSQPEPVSYICGDCGMENTLKTGDVIQCRECGYRILYKKRTRRIVQYEAR, from the exons ATGGATTCTCAACCTGAGCCAGTCAGCTACATCTGTGGAG ATTGTGGGATGGAAAATACTTTGAAGACCGGAGATGTCATTCAATGCCGAGAGTGTGGTTACCGTATCCTATACAAGAAGCGTACCCGTCGAA TTGTCCAGTACGAGGCACGTTGA
- the LOC136201989 gene encoding pectinesterase, which yields MLKYFILLWILGSSLESFSAHIDENLQIHLQKECNFTRYPNLCFKTVINDASHQHLHIMSVLVNKTISETMLPSSFFNSELHIQQPHSLLEYCEELMQMSVKRLQQSLLALKQSPKNNKNDLQTWLSAALTYQQACKDSADTFLHVSSNSLATDRQFSRVSRKMDYLSKLASNPLALVNRITGSNPKSRHLEEVKQGFPDWVSAKDRKLLQTTAVKANAVVAKDGTGNYKTVSEAIKAASGNRFVIYVKAGVYNEKIRTNKDGITLIGDGKYTTIIVGDDSVRGGSSMPGSATLTITGDGFIARDIGFQNTAGPDAEQALALYIASDHSVIYRCSIAGYQDTLYALALRQFYRESDIYGTIDFIFGNAAAVFQNCYLVLRRPSSGSYNVILANGRTDPGQNTGFSIQNCRITPSSDFSPVKHKFKSYLGRPWKPYSRSIVMESVIDDSISESGWVQWPGAGSYGKTLYFAEYSNTGPGAGTGNRVNWPGYRVIGTDDAVRFTVGNFIAGTSWIPSTGVTFISGLQ from the exons atgctaaaatatttCATTCTTTTGTGGATACTAGGATCTTCCCTAGAATCCTTTTCTGCTCATATTGatgaaaatctccaaattcATCTTCAAAAAGAATGCAATTTTACTAGATATCCTAATCTCTGCTTCAAAACTGTCATCAACGACGCAAGTCATCAACATCTTCATATTATGTCTGTCCTTGTTAACAAAACAATTTCCGAGACTATGTtgccttcttccttcttcaacTCGGAACTCCATATCCAACAACCTCATTCTCTTTTGG AGTACTGTGAAGAGTTGATGCAAATGTCTGTTAAACGGCTACAGCAGTCACTTTTAGCACTCAAACAATCTccaaaaaacaacaaaaacgaTCTCCAAACATGGCTTAGTGCTGCCTTAACTTACCAGCAAGCCTGCAAAGATTCTGCCGACACCTTTCTCCATGTCTCTTCTAATTCCCTCGCCACCGATCGTCAATTCTCTCGTGTTTCCCGAAAAATGGATTACCTTTCCAAATTAGCCAGCAACCCTTTAGCCCTTGTCAACCGGATTACTGGTTCTAACCCTAAAAGTCGACATCTTGAGGAGGTAAAACAAGGTTTTCCTGATTGGGTATCTGCGAAAGATCGGAAATTGCTGCAGACTACCGCCGTGAAGGCGAATGCGGTGGTTGCTAAGGACGGAACTGGAAACTATAAAACGGTGTCGGAAGCTATTAAAGCTGCTAGTGGAAATCGGTTTGTGATTTATGTGAAGGCGGGTGTTTATAATGAGAAAATTCGTACTAATAAAGATGGAATTACTTTGATCGGAGATGGTAAATATACCACTATCATTGTTGGCGATGATAGTGTACGCGGTGGCTCTTCAATGCCTGGCTCCGCCACTTTGA CAATTACCGGCGATGGATTCATAGCTCGTGATATCGGATTCCAGAACACCGCAGGACCAGACGCAGAACAAGCTTTAGCTCTCTATATTGCCTCCGATCATTCAGTTATTTACAGGTGCAGCATTGCCGGCTACCAAGACACCTTATACGCACTCGCTCTCCGTCAATTCTACCGAGAATCCGACATTTACGgcacaattgatttcatcttcgGCAACGCCGCCGCTGTTTTCCAGAACTGCTACTTAGTCCTCCGCCGCCCTAGTTCCGGATCCTACAATGTTATTCTCGCTAATGGAAGAACCGATCCGGGACAAAACACCGGCTTTTCTATTCAAAATTGCAGAATTACGCCGAGCTCCGATTTTTCTCCAGTGAAGCACAAGTTTAAGTCGTATCTCGGAAGGCCATGGAAGCCGTATTCAAGATCGATTGTAATGGAATCCGTCATAGATGATTCAATTTCGGAAAGTGGGTGGGTTCAGTGGCCCGGCGCCGGTTCATATggtaaaacactctattttgcTGAATACTCGAATACAGGGCCTGGAGCTGGAACTGGTAACAGGGTAAATTGGCCGGGATATCGTGTTATTGGTACTGATGATGCTGTTCGTTTTACCGTCGGGAATTTTATTGCCGGAACTTCTTGGATTCCTTCTACCGGAGTTACTTTCATCTCTGGTCTCCAGTAG
- the LOC136203910 gene encoding cell wall / vacuolar inhibitor of fructosidase 2-like, which produces MSCSSKIFYSVLLTLSFLAFSGTSIRTQDLISTTCSHTLYYQICVSSLTSDSHSKTADLQGLANIALNVSTLYGEETFAHITDLESKANETLNSGSGCLSVCIEVYRDANDNLKQTVEALRDKSEDDLKTFVTSAMTDSDTCEQCFLDMQQDSPVSDRNLYFSKLCSNFLAIASLLNP; this is translated from the coding sequence ATGTCTTGTTCATCCAAAATCTTTTACTCAGTTTTATTAACTCTGAGCTTTTTGGCATTCTCAGGCACATCCATACGCACACAAGACTTGATTTCCACAACATGCAGTCACACTCTTTACTACCAAATATGTGTGTCCTCTCTAACATCTGATTCCCACAGCAAAACAGCAGATCTACAAGGCCTAGCAAATATTGCCCTTAATGTTAGCACACTTTATGGTGAGGAAACATTTGCTCACATTACTGATTTGGAGTCTAAAGCTAATGAGACCCTTAATTCAGGATCTGGGTGCTTAAGTGTGTGCATTGAAGTGTATAGAGATGCTAATGACAATCTGAAACAGACAGTTGAAGCTCTAAGGGATAAGTCTGAGgatgatttgaagacttttgtTACTTCTGCAATGACTGATTCAGATACATGCGAGCAGTGTTTTCTGGATATGCAGCAGGATTCTCCTGTGTCTGATAGGAATCTGTATTTTAGTAAGTTGTGTAGTAATTTTCTGGCTATTGCTTCTCTTTTAAATCCATGA